One Bacteriovorax sp. PP10 DNA window includes the following coding sequences:
- a CDS encoding aspartate ammonia-lyase, protein MRIEKDGLGELSIPEDVYYGIQSFRASKNFPISGTQVHPELIKTFLLLKRACAVANEKAQVLDNEKSTAIQDAVDKLLGEDYLKHFIVDAYQAGAGTSQNMNANEVIANKANVLLGGGLGTYDHIHPNDHVNMSQSTNDTYPTAMRLATLNLSKQLVLELQRLSHAFKDKAQEFDLVIKSGRTHLQDAVPIRLGQEFGAYETTIDHLIEILIYSQDYLRELGLGGSAVGTGINVPHGFRDYALIELQEYFEDEDLHMAENMCSAMQSQLPMMVFSNALRVIALELTRICNDLRLLSSGPANGLGEINLPSTQPGSSIMPGKVNPSILEMANQVFYKVLGNDQAMAYAIQAGQLELNVMMPVMAQLALESTHILTNTLKTLRELCINDIEANVEVCAKYAAQTSQIVTALNPVIGYAKAAELTKESLRTKKTVIELVREQGLLSEDQIKDLLDPKKLTVPH, encoded by the coding sequence ATGCGTATTGAAAAAGACGGTCTTGGCGAATTATCAATCCCCGAGGATGTTTACTATGGTATTCAGTCTTTTCGTGCCTCAAAGAATTTTCCAATCAGTGGCACACAGGTACACCCGGAACTTATAAAAACATTTCTTTTATTAAAAAGAGCATGTGCTGTGGCCAATGAAAAAGCACAGGTACTTGATAATGAAAAATCAACTGCGATTCAAGATGCAGTTGATAAATTATTAGGTGAAGACTACTTAAAACATTTTATCGTCGATGCTTATCAGGCAGGTGCTGGTACATCTCAAAATATGAACGCCAATGAAGTGATTGCCAATAAAGCGAATGTTTTACTGGGGGGAGGCCTTGGGACTTATGATCACATTCACCCAAACGATCATGTGAATATGTCACAAAGTACCAACGATACTTATCCAACAGCAATGAGACTTGCGACTCTCAACTTATCAAAGCAGTTAGTTCTTGAACTTCAAAGACTCTCTCATGCTTTTAAAGATAAGGCGCAGGAGTTCGATTTAGTCATTAAATCAGGACGCACACATCTTCAGGATGCTGTGCCGATTCGCCTAGGACAAGAGTTCGGAGCTTACGAGACAACGATAGATCATCTCATCGAGATTCTTATCTACTCTCAGGATTACCTGCGCGAGTTAGGTCTCGGAGGTTCTGCAGTAGGAACAGGTATAAATGTTCCTCATGGTTTTAGAGATTACGCTTTAATTGAATTGCAGGAGTATTTTGAAGATGAAGATCTTCATATGGCAGAAAATATGTGCTCAGCTATGCAGTCTCAACTCCCGATGATGGTTTTCTCCAATGCACTTCGAGTGATCGCACTTGAACTCACTCGTATCTGTAATGACCTTAGGCTTTTAAGCTCAGGGCCCGCCAATGGTTTAGGCGAAATCAATCTTCCTTCTACACAACCAGGCTCAAGCATTATGCCGGGAAAAGTAAATCCCTCTATTCTTGAAATGGCCAATCAGGTTTTCTACAAGGTTTTAGGCAATGATCAGGCGATGGCCTATGCAATCCAAGCGGGTCAACTCGAACTCAATGTCATGATGCCCGTGATGGCCCAATTAGCATTGGAGTCGACACACATTCTTACGAATACATTAAAAACTCTCCGCGAACTTTGTATCAATGACATCGAGGCCAACGTTGAAGTCTGTGCGAAGTATGCTGCTCAGACATCTCAGATCGTCACGGCCTTGAATCCGGTCATTGGATACGCAAAAGCAGCAGAGCTAACCAAAGAATCCCTGAGAACTAAAAAGACGGTTATTGAGCTTGTGAGAGAGCAAGGGCTACTGTCTGAAGATCAAATCAAAGACCTGCTCGATCCAAAAAAATTAACTGTCCCCCATTAG
- a CDS encoding NADPH-dependent FMN reductase — MKILLFAGSLRKDSLNKKLVRVANVLVKSNKDVETTLVDLQELQFPVYDGDIEAKGIPESVQKLSKLVGEADAIIISSPEYNASISSPLKNTIDWLSRVKPLDLAKKQILLLGASPGELGSMRALIHTKPSFETLGNFVYPSVFALPKADKAFDEEGKLVDPKREERLQKLVNEFIVYAQKKE; from the coding sequence ATGAAAATTTTATTATTTGCAGGAAGTTTAAGAAAAGATTCTCTTAATAAAAAATTAGTGAGGGTTGCAAATGTCTTAGTCAAAAGTAATAAAGATGTAGAAACAACTCTGGTCGATTTGCAAGAACTGCAGTTTCCAGTTTACGATGGCGACATTGAAGCAAAAGGAATTCCTGAAAGCGTACAAAAATTATCAAAACTTGTAGGTGAAGCCGATGCCATTATTATTTCTTCACCGGAGTACAATGCCTCTATCTCAAGCCCGTTAAAAAATACGATTGATTGGTTGTCGCGTGTGAAGCCTCTGGACCTCGCTAAGAAACAAATTCTTCTTTTAGGAGCATCTCCTGGAGAGCTGGGATCAATGAGGGCCTTGATTCATACGAAGCCTTCTTTTGAAACTCTGGGGAACTTTGTTTACCCTTCAGTCTTTGCTCTACCTAAAGCTGATAAAGCTTTTGATGAGGAGGGCAAACTTGTCGATCCCAAAAGAGAGGAAAGACTGCAGAAACTGGTGAATGAATTTATTGTTTATGCTCAGAAGAAAGAATAG
- the guaD gene encoding guanine deaminase, with amino-acid sequence MKTKILRGQALSFKADPFIVGDQASIHYESDGLIFLQDGKVTEFGSYKNLKDKIPAGAEIKVYTDSLIIPGFVDTHVHYPQTQIIGAYGKQLIDWLNNYTFIAEQQFADYSHAEKIAKVFVQESLRAGTTTSAVFCTVHPHSVDAIFEEAQKLNLRMVAGKVLMDRNAPAALTDTAQSAYDDSKALIKKWHGKGRLSYAVTPRFAPTSSPEQLELAGALWKESPGTYMHTHISENLGEIAWVKDLFPERKSYLDVYDHYGLVGERSLLAHGVHLTEEEFTRIHKTGACVCHCSTSNEFLGSGLFPFERAKDKKRPVRVGLGTDIGAGTSFSHLQTMNESYKIAQLQGYSLSSACAFYLATKGGANSLYLDDKIGSIAPGMEADLVVLDLKSTPLMDFRMSYCKDIHEVLFILMTLGDDRATKAVYVAGTQVYGE; translated from the coding sequence ATGAAAACAAAAATACTTCGCGGACAAGCTCTAAGCTTTAAAGCAGACCCATTTATCGTTGGCGACCAAGCTTCAATTCATTATGAAAGTGATGGTCTAATATTTCTTCAAGATGGCAAGGTCACAGAATTCGGATCTTACAAAAATCTAAAAGACAAAATTCCAGCGGGAGCTGAAATTAAAGTTTATACAGACTCGTTAATCATTCCGGGTTTCGTTGATACTCACGTTCATTACCCTCAGACTCAAATTATCGGGGCCTATGGTAAGCAATTAATTGACTGGCTTAATAATTATACGTTCATTGCTGAACAACAGTTTGCTGATTACTCACACGCTGAAAAGATCGCAAAAGTTTTCGTTCAAGAAAGTCTTCGCGCCGGAACAACAACATCTGCCGTGTTCTGTACAGTTCACCCGCATTCAGTTGATGCCATCTTTGAAGAAGCTCAAAAACTTAATTTAAGAATGGTTGCCGGTAAAGTACTGATGGACAGAAATGCTCCTGCTGCTTTAACTGACACTGCTCAAAGTGCTTATGATGACTCGAAAGCATTAATCAAAAAATGGCATGGCAAAGGAAGACTTTCATATGCCGTGACTCCACGTTTTGCTCCAACGTCATCTCCAGAGCAATTAGAACTTGCCGGTGCCCTTTGGAAGGAAAGCCCGGGAACATACATGCACACTCACATCTCTGAGAATCTTGGAGAGATTGCATGGGTAAAAGATTTATTCCCAGAAAGAAAAAGCTATCTCGATGTTTATGATCACTACGGACTAGTAGGAGAGAGATCTCTACTTGCTCACGGTGTTCACTTAACTGAAGAAGAATTCACGAGAATTCATAAAACAGGAGCGTGCGTATGCCATTGCTCAACTTCAAATGAATTTTTAGGAAGTGGTTTATTCCCATTCGAGCGAGCAAAAGATAAAAAGCGCCCGGTTCGCGTAGGACTTGGAACTGATATCGGTGCTGGAACAAGTTTTTCTCATCTTCAGACAATGAATGAGTCTTATAAGATTGCTCAGCTTCAAGGGTATTCATTATCTTCAGCATGTGCTTTCTATTTGGCAACTAAAGGTGGAGCGAACTCTCTTTACCTTGATGATAAAATCGGATCGATTGCACCTGGAATGGAAGCAGATCTTGTGGTGCTTGATTTAAAATCAACTCCATTAATGGATTTCAGAATGAGTTACTGCAAAGATATTCATGAAGTTCTCTTCATCCTTATGACTCTTGGTGATGACCGCGCTACAAAGGCCGTGTATGTAGCAGGCACTCAGGTTTATGGAGAATAA
- a CDS encoding outer membrane protein assembly factor BamB family protein codes for MDVLHWLSQNHELATKGFIPGIIPTVFIPLTALTVALTSLASLVAGWFGIKLHTEGPKQFLEVLLKKRVLISMMIMNLLGWGIYKSYIYIDTLPSFIYTIEHYSNKNAHPSYEVYPDSRFRKHNYDNNITSSPISSLKLINETKISKGAFRSGVISGNSIFYGSDDGKIYEFDKKSLAIKRAFFIGTQVTTRPIIYKNRLFAGEGNHSTHHARIYSFNLSTGKFINAFNTAGHTEGQPLIENFQDKEVMFITGGNDGLYALDPMTMKELWHRKDGHLDATVSVQNGIIYSGTGVEKGTVRDRSYAIAYEFQTGKTIWKKELPLSNWMHPVITEKDVCFALGEIYVKSSIGLLHCLDKKSGNPHFSIPFDAPLTSKPLYLKKQDQEFIFLADINGNACGVNLNLKEKMWCHSTSQTPISNSMTSFEYAPQSGLLWYPSFNNGLFAIEPESGKILSHWVPSSTQSKWNENYASISVDGSNLYQMDIDGNLRMFQVN; via the coding sequence ATGGACGTATTACACTGGCTTAGCCAAAATCATGAACTTGCCACCAAAGGATTTATTCCGGGAATTATCCCTACTGTCTTTATACCACTGACAGCCTTGACAGTAGCGCTTACATCTCTGGCAAGTTTAGTGGCAGGCTGGTTTGGAATTAAGTTGCACACTGAAGGACCAAAGCAGTTCCTTGAAGTGCTATTAAAAAAACGTGTGCTTATTTCCATGATGATTATGAATCTTCTTGGATGGGGAATTTATAAAAGCTACATCTATATAGATACGCTACCAAGTTTCATTTATACAATTGAGCATTATTCAAATAAAAATGCACATCCTTCATATGAAGTTTATCCGGACTCTCGCTTTCGCAAGCACAATTATGATAACAACATTACTTCTTCACCAATCAGTTCACTAAAGCTCATAAATGAAACTAAAATATCCAAAGGTGCTTTTAGGTCAGGAGTCATCTCAGGAAACTCTATTTTTTATGGTTCTGATGATGGAAAGATTTATGAGTTTGACAAAAAAAGTCTGGCCATAAAAAGAGCTTTTTTCATTGGCACTCAGGTAACAACAAGACCCATTATTTATAAAAATAGACTTTTTGCTGGAGAAGGAAATCACTCCACTCACCATGCGAGAATTTACTCTTTTAATTTAAGCACTGGTAAGTTTATTAATGCTTTCAACACAGCTGGACACACGGAAGGCCAGCCCCTTATTGAAAACTTTCAAGACAAAGAAGTAATGTTCATTACTGGTGGTAACGATGGACTCTATGCACTCGATCCTATGACGATGAAAGAATTATGGCATCGTAAAGATGGACATCTTGATGCAACGGTCTCGGTACAAAATGGAATTATTTATTCAGGAACAGGAGTAGAAAAAGGAACTGTTCGAGATAGAAGCTATGCTATCGCTTACGAATTTCAGACAGGCAAAACGATTTGGAAAAAAGAGCTACCACTTTCAAATTGGATGCATCCGGTGATCACTGAAAAAGATGTATGTTTTGCTCTCGGTGAGATCTATGTCAAATCGTCTATTGGTCTTCTCCACTGTTTGGATAAAAAATCTGGTAATCCACACTTTTCTATCCCCTTTGATGCTCCCTTAACTTCAAAACCTCTTTATCTAAAAAAACAGGATCAAGAGTTTATCTTTCTCGCAGACATAAATGGAAATGCATGTGGAGTTAATCTCAATCTAAAAGAAAAAATGTGGTGTCATTCAACATCTCAAACGCCAATAAGTAATTCAATGACGAGTTTTGAGTACGCCCCTCAAAGTGGATTATTGTGGTATCCAAGTTTCAACAATGGATTATTTGCAATCGAACCTGAAAGTGGAAAAATTCTTTCACACTGGGTGCCATCCAGTACTCAGTCTAAATGGAATGAAAATTATGCATCCATCAGTGTGGATGGAAGCAATCTTTACCAAATGGATATCGATGGTAATTTGAGGATGTTTCAAGTTAATTAA
- a CDS encoding PEP/pyruvate-binding domain-containing protein, giving the protein MSTYYFDQITKKDNFLGGKGFTLGLMKNAGFPVPDGLILTEMPVSDKEWDEIYSWWKKQSSPKLAIRSSAIGEDSSEQSFAGQNSSYLNIDNETGIKTSIKNCFQSMYKKSSALYREHFLKERSDLVKMNVVLQVMVNPKLSGVFFSVDPRTNEAGWIIEAIEGLGEDLVSGKKTPWHFEEKKVATTKLFNIEELVNTGIAIRNFFGHEIDIEWAIDQDNKLKILQARPITALSGKSEEKRIIEEELKRLKSTYPTNTLWDGGTFAEWNGPPSELTFSIWKEAFSKQHAFSKALKKLGYLGIDEELPNESHSLLERIFNRGYVNISMLAPLYFGPIPYRLELKSTPKLKFDFKKMTLKMFILTPFTMLRMLKVGLRLSTQRQQWLLECAKELTVFSDKSFRVKELDHYQKISDLELHELFQREVTLFYEDHLTWPLVLITLIESTSQSLRSLLKGVLPHDEIDKCLNQWLSIGIHTVTMEMNEDYKKASNDPAKRIHFMQKYGHRGPGELELSHPRWMELSDNAFFKSSADERAMNNSSLKSVESEINELKTYKKQVIEKEWKLLRDMLELREKWKMSLLSPYSHIRYIALEISKRNKIGNEIFWHSFQEILNNDFNLSRAKKRRDTTELSKSVYLPTILELSKLENILTSKDESNIKSFNGMALSPGLVFGEVRVVNSPDNIDVDNWPKNTILVAESTDPGWTGLFLKSKAVIVEKGGVLSHCAIVAREMNLPAVSGIKQCHLRFKDGDKIWVDGNNGRITLA; this is encoded by the coding sequence ATGAGTACTTATTATTTTGATCAAATTACAAAGAAAGATAATTTTTTAGGCGGAAAAGGCTTCACTTTAGGTCTTATGAAGAATGCAGGCTTCCCCGTTCCTGATGGTTTAATCCTGACCGAAATGCCGGTTAGTGATAAAGAATGGGATGAAATCTATTCGTGGTGGAAAAAACAATCTTCGCCAAAACTTGCGATCAGGAGTTCGGCCATCGGAGAAGATTCAAGTGAGCAAAGTTTCGCTGGACAAAATTCTAGTTATTTAAATATCGACAACGAAACTGGAATTAAGACGTCTATTAAAAATTGCTTTCAATCCATGTATAAAAAATCCAGTGCTCTTTACCGTGAACACTTTTTGAAAGAAAGATCAGATTTGGTGAAAATGAACGTCGTTTTACAGGTGATGGTAAACCCAAAGCTCTCTGGTGTCTTCTTTAGTGTCGACCCAAGAACCAATGAAGCAGGATGGATAATTGAAGCGATAGAAGGACTTGGTGAAGACCTTGTGTCCGGGAAAAAAACACCATGGCATTTTGAAGAAAAAAAAGTGGCAACAACAAAGCTTTTCAACATAGAAGAACTTGTCAACACAGGTATCGCCATTCGCAATTTTTTTGGCCACGAAATTGATATCGAGTGGGCCATAGATCAAGACAATAAACTAAAAATATTACAGGCCCGTCCTATTACCGCTCTCTCAGGTAAATCTGAAGAAAAAAGAATTATTGAAGAAGAATTAAAACGCTTAAAGTCGACCTATCCAACAAATACATTATGGGATGGAGGAACTTTTGCTGAATGGAATGGTCCTCCCAGCGAATTAACTTTTAGCATATGGAAGGAAGCATTTTCGAAACAACATGCTTTTTCCAAAGCACTTAAGAAGTTGGGTTATTTAGGTATTGATGAAGAACTTCCAAATGAATCACATTCTTTACTAGAGAGAATTTTTAATCGTGGTTATGTAAACATCTCCATGCTGGCCCCACTCTACTTTGGGCCCATCCCGTATCGCCTAGAACTTAAAAGCACACCTAAGTTAAAATTTGATTTTAAAAAGATGACTTTAAAAATGTTCATTCTCACACCTTTTACAATGCTGAGAATGCTAAAAGTAGGACTTCGTCTTTCAACACAAAGACAACAGTGGCTTTTGGAATGTGCAAAAGAGCTAACCGTTTTTTCTGATAAATCTTTTCGTGTAAAAGAACTGGATCATTATCAAAAAATCTCTGACCTAGAATTACATGAACTTTTTCAGAGAGAAGTAACACTTTTCTATGAAGATCATTTAACATGGCCATTAGTTCTTATCACTTTGATTGAATCAACCTCGCAAAGTCTTAGATCACTTTTAAAAGGGGTCCTTCCCCACGATGAAATTGATAAATGCTTAAACCAATGGTTATCCATCGGCATTCATACTGTGACAATGGAGATGAATGAGGATTATAAAAAAGCGTCTAATGACCCGGCCAAAAGAATTCATTTTATGCAGAAGTATGGCCATCGCGGTCCTGGAGAACTTGAATTGTCTCATCCCAGATGGATGGAACTTTCTGATAATGCTTTTTTCAAATCTTCAGCAGACGAAAGAGCAATGAATAACTCTAGTTTAAAATCGGTTGAGTCAGAAATTAATGAACTTAAAACATATAAAAAACAAGTTATAGAAAAAGAATGGAAACTTTTGCGTGACATGCTTGAGCTTAGAGAAAAATGGAAAATGAGTCTACTTTCTCCATACTCACATATACGTTATATCGCTTTAGAAATTTCTAAGCGAAACAAAATCGGTAATGAAATATTCTGGCATTCTTTCCAGGAAATTTTAAACAACGACTTTAATCTTTCAAGAGCAAAAAAAAGAAGAGATACCACTGAATTGAGTAAGTCTGTTTATTTACCAACGATACTGGAGCTCTCAAAGCTTGAAAACATTCTGACCAGTAAAGATGAATCAAATATAAAATCTTTCAATGGCATGGCCTTGTCTCCTGGATTAGTTTTTGGTGAAGTGAGGGTTGTGAATTCTCCGGATAATATTGATGTTGATAACTGGCCGAAAAATACGATCTTAGTCGCAGAGTCAACTGACCCTGGATGGACAGGATTATTCTTAAAATCAAAGGCCGTGATTGTGGAAAAGGGAGGCGTGCTCTCTCATTGCGCAATCGTTGCCCGCGAAATGAACTTACCTGCTGTAAGTGGGATCAAACAATGTCACCTCCGTTTTAAGGATGGCGATAAAATCTGGGTGGATGGGAATAATGGACGTATTACACTGGCTTAG